TGTTTTAGGAGAGTTTGAGCAAGGAGATTTATGTCAAAGATTAAATTTAGATGTTGAAAATCCTGCTTTAGCAGAATTAAAAAGAGTTATAAATAATATGGGAACTGTTTTAGAAACAAATATTGATAATATATTAAAAGTTTTAGAACAATATTCAAATTATAATTACCTAAACAAAATAGATCAAAAAAGTTTAAAAGAGCATCTGTTAAAACTTGCTAATGGTGTTAATACTCTTGGTGATTCAATAACTAATATGTTAGTTCAAAATAAATCAAATGGTTTAACGTTAGAACAAAGTTCTAGTTTACTTCTTGCAAATGTTGATAAATTAAATTTAAGTTCAAATGAAGCAGCAGCTTCGCTAGAAGAGACAGCAGCAGCACTTGAAGAGATAACAAGTAATATTAGAAATAATACAGAAAATATTGCAAAAATGGCTAAGTATTCAAATGAAATTACAAAAGCATCATCTGATGGAGAAAAACTTGCTAATAAAACAACTTTAGCAATGGATGAGATAAATACTCAAGTAAATTTAGTAAATGATGCAATTTCAGTAATTGATCAAATAGCTTTCCAAACAAATATATTAAGTTTAAATGCTGCTGTTGAAGCTGCAACTGCAGGTGAGGCTGGAAAAGGATTTGCTGTTGTTGCTCAAGAGGTAAGAAATCTTGCAAGTAGAAGTGCAGAAGCTGCAAAAGAGATTAAATCTATAGTTGAAGAAGCTACAAAAAAAGCAAACGAAGGTAAAGATATTGCAAATGAAATGATTCAAGGATATAAAAGTCTAAATGATTCAATAAACTCAACGATAAATCTAATTTCAGATGTTGAAATGTCGAGTAAAGAGCAATTATCTGGAATTGAACAGATAAATGATGCAGTAAATCAACTTGACCAACAAACTCAACAAAATGCTGCAATATCAACACAAACAAATGATATAGCAATAACTTCAGATAAAATTGCAAAATTGATAGTTGAAGATGCAAATAAGAAAGAGTTTCATGGCAAAAATGATATTGTTGCAAAATCTATAGAACAAAATTCAAAAAAATTTGATAATAGTTTACAAATTAAAAAAGCTAATTTAAATAAAATTTCAACAAAAGAAAATTCTTCGAAAGTAATTCAAAGTAGCACTCAAGATAGTGATGATTGGGAGAGTTTTTAAACCATAATATAAACATTTAAAATGAGAATAAACCTCATTTTAAATGTTATTTTATAATATGTCCAACAAATTTTGACATATTATTTAATATCTTTCCACCTCTTCTAAATCCTAATGCACAAGCTTCATACGAGTAGAAAACTCCAGCTTGATAATATTCACCATTTTCATCTTTTGGAAACTCTACGTACTCTTGATAAATTGGTTTATGACCTTCATAATCACCATTAGTTTCTATATCAGTTGAACCATCTGGATTTATAATTTTTACATTTGCACCCTCTCTTCCAAAGGCTCTTTTTTCTACATATTTTTTACCTTTTAGTGGCTCAAAAGATGTTTCAAGCAGAAGTGGATGATTTGGATATAAATCCCATAAAATTTTCATAAATGCTTTTGATTGGAAGATTAATGTATAAGCAGGATTAAAGATAATCGCTTTTTTTTCTTTTATTATTTCAGTTAAAAGTAAAGCTAAATCACTCTCTTCAATTCCAATATTTTCCCAAGGAATTAGTTTAAACCAAAACTCAAAAAGCTCATCATTTTTGAAAATACCATCATCGCTGAATGATACATTTTCAATGAATTCAAAATCAGTATTAAATCCAGCTTCTTGTGCAATATGTTCTAAAAGTTTTGTAGTATTTATATCTTCACTTGAAGTTGAAATACTAGAAAATAGTATTTTCCAACCAAGTTGTGAGTAATATTCATCAAATTTTTCTATATCACTATTTAGCGTTATTATTCTTTTGAAATTATCTTTTAAAGCATCATAAAGATTGTTAAACTGAGCTGCTTCATCTAAACCATTTTGTTTTAGCATCGCCCACTGGATAATTGCAGTTTCAAAAACTGAAGTAGGTGTATCTGCATTAAATTCAATTAATTTAATTGGTTTACCATCTATTCCCCCAGCTAAATCAAATCTTGAATATAAATGCCAATGAACATCGTTTTCCCAAGACTCTTTTACAAGTTCTACCAGGTTAAAAGGTATATTTAGTTCATGAAAGAGTTCATTATCTATTACAAATTGAGCAGTTTCAGTCACCATATCATAAAGTTCATTTGTTGCCTCATAATAAGCATTTGCTTCATCTTCTGATATTACTACTAGTTTATCACAAATATATGAACTATCATCACTATCTGTGTGCCAAGTAAATCCAATACTTTCCAAATATTCAGGTGTTAGTGCTTCTATTTTTTCTAATTTCATATCAACCTCCTGTACTTTGAGTTGTAGATTTTGTACTATTATTGTTTTGGCTTGAATTTTGATTATTACCACCAAAAAAACCACTTTGTTTTGTAGCTCCAGCTGTACTTGATGGTTTATTAAATGAGCTTTGAGATTTACTATAAGTTTGTGGAGATTTGTATTGAGCTGCTTTTTGGTTTTGGAAATTTTGATTATTAAATAGTTTGTTTCCAAGCCAAGAACCTATCATTGCTCCTGCTATTGAAGATAATAATACTCCACCAAGCCCCATTCCTCCACTACTCATTTCTGGATTTGTAAGAGGTGATGTTCCCGCATCTATTTTTGCCTCTTCTTCTTTAACAAGTTTATCAATCTCTTCTTGTGACAAGATTCTTTCAGTTCCATCTGGATTTCTAAGAACTATTGTAGTTTTTGCAGCTGGAAACTCATCTGCAATTTTATAGCTTCCATCAAGAGCTTTTTCAACTATAACAAAAGCACCTTCTTGTTGGCTTGCATTTGTAAAAGTTCCATTTGACTGATTATTTTGGTTTGAGTTATCATTGCAAGCATTTAATCCTAAAATCAAAAATGTAGCAAGACCACCTTTTTTTGCCAACTCTTTTAATGTTTTGATATTTTTATTTTGCATATTTATCCTCTCTTTGTTGTTTTTCTAAATTTACTCTTATTTGGTTTTTTATTTTTTGTTTTATCTTTACTTTCTCTTTGTTTTGAATCAAATTTTTTATCTTTTATAGATTTTTTTTCTCTTATTTTTGTTCTTGGTTTTTTCTCTTTTGTAGCAAATCCTTCAAGCTCAACTCTAGGAATTTTAAGTATTAACTCTTTTTCTATTTCAGCCATAAGTTTATAATCTTTTACACTTAAAAGTGTTATAGCAACTCCATCATTTCCAGCTCTTGCAGTTCTTCCAACTCTATGAGTAAAATCATTTATTGTTTCAGGTAGAGCAAAATTTATTACACAAGGAAGATTTTCTATATCAATTCCACGTGCTGCAATATCTGTACAAACTAAAACTCTAATCTCTTTTTCTTTAAATTTTCTCAAAGCCAATGCTCTTGAACTTTGTCTTATATCTCCGTGGATACAAGATGCTTTTAAACCATCAAGATTTAGATTTTCTACTAAATCATCAGCTTCTAATTTTCTATTTACAAAAACTAATACTTGAGATATATTTCTTGAACCTATTAAATATGATAAAAGTTCACTTTTTTTATCTTCATCTACAAGAACTATTTGATGTTCTATTTTTTCAACATGATCTCTTTGATTTGTCACTTCAATTACAACGGGATCTGTTAAAAACTCTTTCGCAAGTTTTTTTACTGTTGAATTTATAGTTGCACTAAACATTGAGATTTGTCTATTTTTTCCAATATGTGGTAAAATTTGTTCAACTTCTTCTAGAAATCCCATATCAAGCATTGTATCAAGCTCATCAATTACAACTCTTTGCACACTTGAAAGATTTATAGTGTTGTTTTTTATATGTTCAAGTAATCTTCCTGTTGTAGCAACAGCAATATCAACTCCAGCATTTAACTTTTTTTCTTGGTCTTTTATTGAAATTCCACCAAAAATAGCAACTTTTTTAATATCAATATATTTTGAATAATCATCAACTGCATTTGCTATTTGTTTTGCTAACTCTCTTGTTGGAACTAATATTAAAGCTCTTAAAACACTATTTTGTTTTTTTTCATTTATTTTTTCGCTATTTTTTTCTTTTACTAAATCTTCTAAAATAGGAAGTAAAAATGCACAACTCTTTCCTGTTCCACTTTTTGCAACTCCTATAATATCTCTTTTTCCTAAGGCAACAGGAATCGCTTTTTCTTGAATAGCAGTTGGGTTAGTATATCCCAAATCATCTATGGCTTTTAAAATGTTTTCATTTAGTTTTAAGTTTTGAAAAGTTTTTATAAAAAATCCTTTGTTAAAATGTTAGATATATTGTAGCGAAGTTGAAATTAGATTTAAGTTTAGTTGATATTTTTTTACTAAATTTAATAATAATTTATATTTTGAAAAATTATTTATATATACAAATTTCTCAAAAATCGAATAATAAATATTATATTTTTATAAAATAATATTTTTAGATATTTTAATTAAAAAAACAACTTATTTTTGCTAGAATTACACCTTGCTTACAAATAAAAAGAGTTTAGGGGAGATGGTGATGAATGTTAAAAAAGTTATTTTAAGTATGGTTACAGCTACTTGCTTATTTTCTATAAATGCAAATGCTTTAACTTTAAAAGAGACTTTAAATGAAGTTTTAGAGACAAATCCAGTAGTTCAAGAGAGGCTTAAAAACTTAAATGAAACTAGGGAAGATTTAAATATTGCAAAATCTGAATGGCTACCATCTTTAGATTATAGAGGAACTATAGGAAGAAATAATAGTGGTGATTTAAAAGACGGTGATGTTTCTAAAGGTTCTAGTTTCAATCATAATGTAAGAGATAGCTCATACTCTCACTATACAAACTCATTAAAACTTACACAAAATATTTTCAATGGTTTTAGTACAACAGAAAAGATAAATTATCAAGAAGCTAGAGTTTTTGGAGCTGCTTATCACTATTTAGAAAATGCAAATGATGTAGCATTTAATATGACACAAGCTTATATTGACCTTTTAAGAAGTTATCAACTATTGCAAAATGCAAAAGATAATGTTGTAATAAACAAAAAAATCTATGAAGATGTACAATCTCTTTATGACCAAGGACTTACAACAAAATCAGAGATGACAAAAATATATGCATCTTTATCTTTGGCAAATTCAAATTTGGTTGTTCAACAAAACAATACTATGGATAAAGAGTTTAAATTTAAAAGACTTTATGGAAGAAGCGTAAATGTAGGAACTTTAGAGGTTCCAAAACTTGACCTTGCAATGCCAGAGAGTAAACAAAGAGCTACTATGATAGCAATACAAAATAATCCTTCAATGATTGTAAGTAGTTATAATATTAAAGGTGCACAAGCACTTTATAGAGAGAAAAAAAGTAAATTTATGCCTAGTGTTGATATAGAAGCTGAACAAATGTTTAATGACTATACAAAAGATAATGGTTTTGATAGTGCTGATGATAGACAAAGAATCTATGCTGTTTTAAATTGGAATTTATTTAAAGGTGGAGCTCATAGTGCTGATTTACAAAAAAGTAGAAGTACAATAAACAAAGAGCTTGAGCTTCAAAGAGATTTAAAAAGACAAACTATAGAAGGTCTAGAACTTTCATGGAGTGCTTATGAGATGCTTGGAAAACAGCTAACGGAATTATATAAATATTATGAGTATTCGCAAGAGACACTTTCAAGCTACCAAAGTGAGTATGAGATGGGAAGAAGAACACTTCTTGATCTTTTATCTGCTCAAAATGACTTGATAAGCTCTAAGGCACAAATTATAAATGCACAAATGGATAGACTTTTTGCACAATATAGAATTTTAGATGCTATGGGAATGCTTGTTAGTTCAGTTTTGGATGATAAAGATTATGCAAAAATTATAAAAACAACTACAAATCCACTTGATTTGGCAAAAGATGAAATACCAGTATTATTAGATGTTGATAATGACAAAGTTGTAGATCATCTTGATATTTGTGACAACTCTGTTGTAGGAAATAATGATGTTGGTCCTGATGGTTGTAATAAAGAGAAAAAAGATAGTGATTTTGATGGAATTAGTGATGAAAAAGATAAATGTCCAGATACTCCATTTGGTGCAGTTGTAGGAGCGGATGGTTGTCCTGTTGGAACTGAAAATAAATTTAATATGACAAGTGGAGAATATATAAATAGTGTTTTAGCTTATGGTGCTGAGAGTCCAAAAAAATCTGAAAAATTAGGACTTTATGACTATGAGTTTAATGTTGCAGCAAATAAAAATATTGAATCTACAACACTTGATAAGCATCTAATGTACGATGATTTTGCTATGATAAAAAGATTTGATTTTGTAAATATGAATAACAAAGATGAATCAAAAATAGATGAAATAGCAAAAAAACTTAAAGAGTATAACGGTACAAATGCAGTTGTAACTCTAATAGGAAATACAAGAGCTACAAAAAACAAAGAGGCAAGTTTTGATAAAGGTTTAGAGTATGCAAACTCACTTAAAGCAGAACTTGTAAAAAAAGGTGTAGATGAGAAAATAATAGTTACACAATCAAGAGCAGATTTAGATAAAACATATACACAAACAGTTAGAAGTGATGCAAGTTTAAATGATGTTGTTGTAGCAGCTTTATATGTTCCAAAATCTTCAATTACAAATAACGATAATGATGGTGATGGAGTTATAAATGAACTTGATGAGTGTCCAAATACTCCAAGTGGTCAAATGGTAAATGAAAAAGGTTGTGCAAATACTATTAATCTTCAAGTATTATTTGAAAACGATAGTGATAAAGTAAAAGGAAGTAGTTTAGAAAAAGTTAAAGCTTTTGCTAATTATTTATTAGAAAACAAGGATTTTGAAGCTAA
Above is a genomic segment from Aliarcobacter cryaerophilus containing:
- a CDS encoding HAMP domain-containing methyl-accepting chemotaxis protein, with the translated sequence MIKNLKIRTKLIVLSFVSLAIALFLGITSIFKLENTNEGLKRVYHDRVLPLVQLKNIAEAYAVNIVDTAVKLRNDKISFEKCVSNINEAKTIIDKNWNEYLATNLDDKEKEIVKNTKTILSKANNTTDNIQQACTNKDLEKITSIVINDLYETIEPVSNNIAQLMEHQLKVAAEINNQANKDYDSTVIQTIITIVFAFILLIFISFLIISDMTNKITNFKNGLLGFFAYLNRESINSELLEDKSKDEFGEMAKVVNQNILRTQKGIEEDRKLINETIAVLGEFEQGDLCQRLNLDVENPALAELKRVINNMGTVLETNIDNILKVLEQYSNYNYLNKIDQKSLKEHLLKLANGVNTLGDSITNMLVQNKSNGLTLEQSSSLLLANVDKLNLSSNEAAASLEETAAALEEITSNIRNNTENIAKMAKYSNEITKASSDGEKLANKTTLAMDEINTQVNLVNDAISVIDQIAFQTNILSLNAAVEAATAGEAGKGFAVVAQEVRNLASRSAEAAKEIKSIVEEATKKANEGKDIANEMIQGYKSLNDSINSTINLISDVEMSSKEQLSGIEQINDAVNQLDQQTQQNAAISTQTNDIAITSDKIAKLIVEDANKKEFHGKNDIVAKSIEQNSKKFDNSLQIKKANLNKISTKENSSKVIQSSTQDSDDWESF
- a CDS encoding glutathionylspermidine synthase family protein — protein: MKLEKIEALTPEYLESIGFTWHTDSDDSSYICDKLVVISEDEANAYYEATNELYDMVTETAQFVIDNELFHELNIPFNLVELVKESWENDVHWHLYSRFDLAGGIDGKPIKLIEFNADTPTSVFETAIIQWAMLKQNGLDEAAQFNNLYDALKDNFKRIITLNSDIEKFDEYYSQLGWKILFSSISTSSEDINTTKLLEHIAQEAGFNTDFEFIENVSFSDDGIFKNDELFEFWFKLIPWENIGIEESDLALLLTEIIKEKKAIIFNPAYTLIFQSKAFMKILWDLYPNHPLLLETSFEPLKGKKYVEKRAFGREGANVKIINPDGSTDIETNGDYEGHKPIYQEYVEFPKDENGEYYQAGVFYSYEACALGFRRGGKILNNMSKFVGHIIK
- a CDS encoding UPF0323 family lipoprotein, yielding MQNKNIKTLKELAKKGGLATFLILGLNACNDNSNQNNQSNGTFTNASQQEGAFVIVEKALDGSYKIADEFPAAKTTIVLRNPDGTERILSQEEIDKLVKEEEAKIDAGTSPLTNPEMSSGGMGLGGVLLSSIAGAMIGSWLGNKLFNNQNFQNQKAAQYKSPQTYSKSQSSFNKPSSTAGATKQSGFFGGNNQNSSQNNNSTKSTTQSTGG
- a CDS encoding DEAD/DEAH box helicase; protein product: MGYTNPTAIQEKAIPVALGKRDIIGVAKSGTGKSCAFLLPILEDLVKEKNSEKINEKKQNSVLRALILVPTRELAKQIANAVDDYSKYIDIKKVAIFGGISIKDQEKKLNAGVDIAVATTGRLLEHIKNNTINLSSVQRVVIDELDTMLDMGFLEEVEQILPHIGKNRQISMFSATINSTVKKLAKEFLTDPVVIEVTNQRDHVEKIEHQIVLVDEDKKSELLSYLIGSRNISQVLVFVNRKLEADDLVENLNLDGLKASCIHGDIRQSSRALALRKFKEKEIRVLVCTDIAARGIDIENLPCVINFALPETINDFTHRVGRTARAGNDGVAITLLSVKDYKLMAEIEKELILKIPRVELEGFATKEKKPRTKIREKKSIKDKKFDSKQRESKDKTKNKKPNKSKFRKTTKRG
- a CDS encoding TolC family outer membrane protein; its protein translation is MNVKKVILSMVTATCLFSINANALTLKETLNEVLETNPVVQERLKNLNETREDLNIAKSEWLPSLDYRGTIGRNNSGDLKDGDVSKGSSFNHNVRDSSYSHYTNSLKLTQNIFNGFSTTEKINYQEARVFGAAYHYLENANDVAFNMTQAYIDLLRSYQLLQNAKDNVVINKKIYEDVQSLYDQGLTTKSEMTKIYASLSLANSNLVVQQNNTMDKEFKFKRLYGRSVNVGTLEVPKLDLAMPESKQRATMIAIQNNPSMIVSSYNIKGAQALYREKKSKFMPSVDIEAEQMFNDYTKDNGFDSADDRQRIYAVLNWNLFKGGAHSADLQKSRSTINKELELQRDLKRQTIEGLELSWSAYEMLGKQLTELYKYYEYSQETLSSYQSEYEMGRRTLLDLLSAQNDLISSKAQIINAQMDRLFAQYRILDAMGMLVSSVLDDKDYAKIIKTTTNPLDLAKDEIPVLLDVDNDKVVDHLDICDNSVVGNNDVGPDGCNKEKKDSDFDGISDEKDKCPDTPFGAVVGADGCPVGTENKFNMTSGEYINSVLAYGAESPKKSEKLGLYDYEFNVAANKNIESTTLDKHLMYDDFAMIKRFDFVNMNNKDESKIDEIAKKLKEYNGTNAVVTLIGNTRATKNKEASFDKGLEYANSLKAELVKKGVDEKIIVTQSRADLDKTYTQTVRSDASLNDVVVAALYVPKSSITNNDNDGDGVINELDECPNTPSGQMVNEKGCANTINLQVLFENDSDKVKGSSLEKVKAFANYLLENKDFEANITGHASQSANESNKNSYKNSAKYNLELSLKRAEAIKNILVQNGVPSSRITSTGKGFEEPIMSNDTEEGRATNRRIEAVLIKK